A single window of Salvia splendens isolate huo1 chromosome 8, SspV2, whole genome shotgun sequence DNA harbors:
- the LOC121743776 gene encoding rac-like GTP-binding protein 7, with protein MSTAKFIKCVTVGDGAVGKTCMLISYTSNTFPTDYVPTVFDNFSANVVVDGNTVNIGLWDTAGQEEFLLAFSLISKASYENIYKKWIPELRHYSPTMPIVLVGTKMDLREDKQFLINHPAAHPITNAQGEELKKMIGAVAYIECSAKTQQNVKDVFDTDGVRTKP; from the exons atgaGTACGGCTAAGTTCATCAAGTGTGTGACCGTGGGCGACGGCGCCGTCGGGAAGACTTGCATGCTCATTTCTTACACGAGTAATACTTTCCCAACG GATTATGTTCCGACTGTGTTCGACAACTTTAGCGCCAACGTCGTCGTCGATGGAAACACAGTCAACATTGGCCTATGGGATACCGCAG GGCAAGAAGAGTTTTTACTTGCATTTTCTCTCATCAGCAAAGCTAGCTATGAGAACATATACAAGAAA TGGATTCCAGAGTTAAGGCACTATTCTCCAACTATGCCTATTGTGCTTGTTGGAACCAAAATGG ATTTGAGAGAAGATAAGCAATTTCTAATCAACCATCCAGCTGCTCATCCAATAACAAATGCGCAG GGAGAAGAACTGAAGAAGATGATCGGAGCAGTAGCTTATATAGAGTGTAGTGCAAAAACTCAACAG AACGTGAAAGATGTGTTTGAcactgatggggtacgaactaaaccctaa